The following nucleotide sequence is from Trifolium pratense cultivar HEN17-A07 linkage group LG2, ARS_RC_1.1, whole genome shotgun sequence.
AGGACCCCAAAAACTACAGAAAGACAAAAGGCAATACAAGGATGCAAGCTCAAGGCTATATTTTGGACAAAAGGTTCTGTCAATTTTCAGCAAAAgtcaaaatcaaaatacattATCATGAAATCCATTATGTTTATATTAGCATGGATAAGTACAGGTTTTTCATGAAATCCATTATCATACAGTCATTATCTATTATGTCTAAATATTAAGATGTGGAAAAAGGAAATAAGTCCTACAGACTTTACTTGAAATTAGAGGAACCGCTGTTCTCattgcaaaaatatttttttcatctgAAATAAATGCTTTCATTACCAATCTCTTAAATTTCACTAATCTGCccttattttacattttaacaTAACATAGTAAATAACAACTTCCAATATTTagacatattttaaatataaagatAAAAACTTCCAATGAcatcaatattttaaataacaataGTTTTCCGTATACGTTGAAATTAGATTTTGCATCTAAACTGTTGTGTAAGCATGCGAGGACTTCTGTGTAAGAAAATAACTAAAAACTCATTTTAATTGAGAGAAGCTCCTAAAAGCCGGAAGCTAATCTAAACAGGGTCTTGGTACTAGTTATTACATTCAATCAAGCAAAGTAATTATCACAAATTTCAAATGCCATCCGTCTGACAATTTCAATACTCCTACAGCCGAAAGAAAACAAAACGCGTCTAAATTCACATTACAATTCCTTTTAAGTCAGGTAATAGAAACTAAGCTAAACTTCCAGCAATTAAGAACAGCTTGAATTTGTAAGATTTGAAGCATGAAGAGAATAAAAGCTGAGAATGATTATATCCTAGAAGCCATTTAACTAGGAATGGTACAAGCATATAAAATGTTAATGTCATTATTAGAGAATAGGAATGCTTGGGAGGGTTGAAAGAGCGTATAATGGGAATTACCTTTATCCAGATCAAGCTCCACAGAGTCCAACTCCATCTCAAGCTTTGTCACAAGATCTTGAAGCTGATCTACATGTGTGTCAATTATATGAACAACAAGTTCTGAGACAGATCTAGGAACAGGATTGTCAGCTTCCTCAGAATGATTCATAGTCAATAAGAATTCAAGAACATGCTCCTTAATCACTGTCCCACTTCCTTCTTTCTGCTGACCACTAAATCGAGAGGAGCTTTCAACTCTAGGAATTTCTGAAAGTAATGATTCACCCATGCGTGAGAAACCTAGCCGAGGAACACGTCCCAATGACACGGTAATCACCGAATTCTCTGTAACTCTAGCAGCAAGTCTAAATGTAAAATCACTAGAAGGAGGGCCAGGCGAATTAACCCGAAACACAAGTGCACCATCAACATGTGCACAAAAGGGTCCATTGCTAACAAGTGAAAGAATATCTTGGAGTTTCAAAGGCGGACATAAAACATCAATCAAATCCTGTGCAGATTGCGCCAACTTTTGATTCCCTTTTGGAAGTTCCACATGGTACCAAGAAAACTCATTCGCTCGTCCTTCCACCACATCCAattccttttcttctttttgataAAGGTCAGCCAGATCCCATTCCTTATTATAAAAATTCCCCAAACCATCAAATATATAAGCTCTCTTCTTCACCAAACCAAAAGGATGAGAAGGATAA
It contains:
- the LOC123909552 gene encoding zinc transport protein ZntB-like produces the protein MELARHRVMENGGAEEMDIGSPVDEHRYYPSHPFGLVKKRAYIFDGLGNFYNKEWDLADLYQKEEKELDVVEGRANEFSWYHVELPKGNQKLAQSAQDLIDVLCPPLKLQDILSLVSNGPFCAHVDGALVFRVNSPGPPSSDFTFRLAARVTENSVITVSLGRVPRLGFSRMGESLLSEIPRVESSSRFSGQQKEGSGTVIKEHVLEFLLTMNHSEEADNPVPRSVSELVVHIIDTHVDQLQDLVTKLEMELDSVELDLDKGGYDLKKQMLDDRRFPKLHINLQRLLQVIAHGEQVYLRVKEKSSSKRWFASEDINSLEELIGRLRRLKENVGFIVNRVTAIQASLDSWQSEQINRKLYYLSFLSIIFLPLSIITGVFGMNVGGVPWTGQNSPEIKDGFRNVMLLCVAMLVFVLLCFLFPALYRRIVTGWREKRTLGKSWSLNKKSLLRKPLRIDDAARGGYLRI